The nucleotide sequence AGGAATGGAAGGACCTACCTTGCCCAAGCAGCGCAAGGGTAAGGGAATCATGGGATCAAAGGGTTTGGGGTCTAAGAAGTTAAATGTGTACGTTCGCACTCCTAGGAAGCGTCCTGCGCCAAGGAGTACTGCTTCCTCCGGGGTTCCTAATAACCCGAAGCCACAGGCGATGGAGAAGGAGGTGGTTGGTGGTGCCAAACCACCTATTCCAAAGACCGATAAATGAAGATCCTTAGCTGGAATTGTCAGGGTTTGAGTAATAATGCGACTATTGGTTATCTCAGGGATCTGTGGGGTAGACATCGTCctgatttcttgtttctttctgaaactaaacaatctttttcttttttagaaccttttgttggtcattttggttattcctttttaaaaacaGTTGAGCCTGTTGGTTGTAGTGGCGGTTTAGccctattttataataatacttataatgtttcagttttatttgaatCCAATCGATTAATTGATGTGGAAGTAGATTTCAAAGGACAACTTGtttatttgtcttttatttatggTGACCCGGTACCTAAGACACGGGATGCGGTGTGGGAACGGTTAACGCGAATTGGCCTAAACCGGAATTCACCCTGGTTTttaattggtgattttaatgaaataaaaaataatcatgaGAAACGCAGGGGAAAGCTGCGACATGCCTCTTCCTTTGTGTCTTTTAACACGATGATTCGACATTGTGGTTTACTGGAATTCCCTTCTGTTGGCGATAGCCTTTCTTGGAGAGGTTGGCGGGATAAGAAGCCGATTCGGTGCCGCCTCGATAGAGCCTTGGCTAATGAGGAGTGGCATGATATGTTCAGTAACTCCTTCACGGAATATCTGCCGATGATTGCATCCGATCATAAACCGGTTTTAGCTTCTCTGGATGATAAGGTCAGACGTGGTAAAAGTGTGTTTCGGTTTGATAGACGATGGTTGGAAAAAGACGGTTTGTTCGGGGCAATTGCCTCGGGTTGGGGGGCTGAGTCGGGTGCGGCAATGTCCACGGTGGCTGATAAGATTATCACTTGTCGTGCTGCGATATCTCGGTGGCGGAAGGAGCAGAAGCCCTATGGGCGGGAAACAATTGAAGAGTTGAAAGTTTGATTAGCGGCGGCTCAGTCAAATGATGCCACTACGGTTGAAGAGATTGCAGAGTTGACGTGGACTCTGCGGGAGGCTTATCGAGATGAGGAAATTTATTGGTATCAGAAGAGTAGAAGCCTTTGGATGAAAGTTGGGGATCAAAATACTAGTTATTTTCATGCTCAGATGAAGCAACGGTAGGCCAGGAATCGGATTATTGGGCTCCATGATGAGGCTGGTAATTGGTCAACAGAGGAGGTCGCTATCCAAAATATGGCGGTATCTTATTTTGAGGATTTATTTACATCTTCGGATCCGGCAGGATTCCAAGAGGCTTTAACTGAGGTTCAGTCCGTGATCATAGGGGATATGAATGTTTTTCTGACTAAAGAGGTCACCGAAAATGAGGTTAAGGAGGTGTTGTTTATGATGCACCCGGACAAGGCCCCAGGGCCGGATGGGATGACTGCTTTGTTTTATCAAAAGGCGTGGGCAACTGTTAAGGCAGATTTGGTACTTTTGGTCAATTCTTTTTTACGGGAAGGGATTTTTGATAAACGGTTGAAtatgacaaatatttgtcttattccgAAGGTAGACAAGCCGACCAGGATGATGGAATTGAGGCCTATTAGTCTGTGTAATGTTGggtataagattatttcaaagGTTTTGTGCCAGCGGCTGCGCGGTTTTCTGCCATCTCTGGTCTCTGAGACGCAGTCGGCCTTTGTAGGAGGTCGGTTAATCTCTGACAATATTTTgattgctcaagagatgttCCATGGGCTACGGACTAATCCCTCATGCAAAGGGAAATTCATGGCTattaaaacggatatgagtaaagcttatgatcgGGTGGAGTGGGCTTTTATTGAACATTTATTGCGGAAGTTCGGTTTCTGTGAGAAATGGATAacttggattatgtggtgtgtgtCGTCGGTACAATACAAAGTCCTAATAAATGGACAACCCCATGGTTCTATTGTGCCTCATCGGGGCCTACGTCAGGGGGACCCTTTGTCGCCTTATCTTTTTATTCTCTGCACAGAGGTGCTTATCGCCAACTTCCGTAAGGCGGAGGAGGCTAAGCTTATATCAGGAATTCGGGTGTCGACAGCGAGTCCGGCGATCTCCCATCTGTTGTTCGCGGGTGACAGTCTTTTCTTCTGTCGTGCTTCAAAGGATCAGTGTGAGGTTATCCTAGGGATTCTTCAACATTATGAGCGGGTTTCGGGTCAACAGATTAATTTTCAAAAGTTATCGGTCCAATTTGGTCACACGGTTGATGCAACTCTTCGAGAGGAGCTTAAAGTGACCTTGGGAATTACGAATTTATGGGGTATGAGCTCCTACCTAGGCATTCCAGAGAGTTTGGGTGGTTCTAAGACGAAGATATTTTCCTTCATCCAGGATAGATTACAAGCGCGAGCTGGGGGGTGGCCTGCTCGGCTTCTATCCAAAGGTGGAAAGGAGGTAATGATTAAATCGGTGGTCACAGCGGTTCCTACTTTCGTAATGTCTTGCTTTCGCCTGCCGAAAACGGTAACGAGGAAGTTGACGAGTTCAATatctaatttttggtggagttcgtCGGGGGAGTCGCGGGGGTTACATTGGGTGGCGTGGGAAAAGTTGTGTTTCAGCAAGTTAGAGGAGGGTCTGGGTTTCCGATGTTTGGATGACTGTAATACCGCGTTGCTGGCCAAGCAACTCTGGCGGTTAATTACAGTCCCGGATTCTCTTTTTGCTCGGGTTTTTAAAGGCCGGTATTATAGACATTCTGATCCTATGGATCCGATAAAGTCTTACTCCCCATCTTATGGTTGGCGGAGTATagtttctgctcgctctctggttagtaaaggactcattaaacgAGTAGGATCCGGTGATTCGATTTCTGTTTGGAATGATCCTTGGATTCCCGcccaatccccgagaccagcattAAGCAATGGGTTGCCTCTAGATCCTCTGCTTCGAGTTAAATTTTTCGTTGACAGGAACACCAATTCCTGGAATATGGCTCAGCTCACGGCCACTTTTGTGCCGGAAGATGTTGCCATAATTTCGGCCTTACCTATCGGAAGGACGGCTTCGCCAGACTTGTTGGGCTGGCACTTCACAAAAACGGGTCATTATACAGTCAAATCCGGATACAATATTTTACAACAGCAGAAGGTGATCAGATCCGGGGGGTGGTCATGGGCCCACATATTACACAATTACAGGCTTTTGTCTGGAAGGTTAGGTGTCCCCCTAAGATTAGGCACTTCATGTGGCAAGTGCTCACCGGGTGTATGGCAGTTTCCACTAATCTTCGGAGGCGTGGTTTGGATTGCGAGGTCCAGTGTGCACTCTGTGGATTTCAGGACGAAACAATTAATCATGTTCTGTTTGAATGTCCACCGGCGCGGCAGGTGTGGGCTTTATCGCAGTTTCCGACAAGGCCAGGGGTTTTCCCTGCGGAGTCGGTCTATACGAATatggattttcttttttggtggttCTTGGAGACACCAACTCAAGAGATTTATCCATGGGTTTTGTGGTATCTTTGGAAGGCGCGGAATGATAAATTTTTTAGTAACCTGGATCCTCATCCGGAAGCGATTTTGCGGATAGCTGAGGATGAATCCAAAGCTTGGTTTTTAGCACAGCTGGAGGAGGGAGTAGAGCCGGATTTCTCGGTTCCCAGGGCCTCTGGCGGGGTTAGTGGTTTCATGCGGGACAGATACCCAACCCACTGTGTATGTTTTATAGATGGTTCCTGGAAGGTGACTGATCCGTTTGCAGGCCGAGGTTGGTTTTGCTCTCCTCCTTTGGGAGGGGTCCCCACTATGGGAGCAGCCAATCTTCGTCATAGTCTTTCCCCGCTTCATGCAGAAGTCGAAGCTCTCGTCTGGGCGATGCGTTGTACGATTGGGGCGGATAATCAGGATGTTGTTTTCCTTACCGACTGCTCCGACTTAGTGAATATGGTGTCTTTACCTTCAGAGTGGCCAGCGTTTGCGACTTACTTGGAGGATATTCAAGAAGATAGGGAGGaattctcttccttctctttgctTTTGATCCCACGCGCACAGAACGGAAAAGCTGATAATCTGACACGACGTGTTCGTACCGAAGCATATCTTACTACCTATGTAAATGATGTCCCGTCCCATTGGCTATAAGCCTCTTTCCTTTCTGTTGTTAAATCGTTTCCCCGCCAAAAGATTTAGTCTCGGGGAAAGTGGGATATTTTTAAGTAGCACGACGATGCTTCCATACTAGAATCCACTTTTCTCTTTTCCGGCCGTAGCCTTCGCCGCCGGCGAAAGAGGTCAGCTTTGGTTGAGTATAATGATCGAATTCGATTCGTTGATTGTATCTGtatgttttgtgattttcttttttgttaatttctgaATCTCTATGTCGCATCCGAATTTAGGGTTATCGCTCAATTTAGGGTTTAGCCGTTTAgattttttctctcattttcctTGATCATGACTCGTGAGATTTGGGTTTTATATCTACAAAAAAGGCTTAATTGAGTAGGGTTCTTATCACTTTTGTCTTTCAGGCACTTGGAAAATTTAGCCCCTTTTTTAACCTGATCAGTGTCAGTGTCACTGTGTGATTTTAGAACTTATATGCTTGTCCAATACTTAAGCCATTCATCTTATGCAAACATAGATTTACGTCTATGTGTGTTATTATCTTTACCATCGTTAAAGTATCTGATGTCCATATATGATTTGTAACTTCTGCAGGGACTTGTCTACTTGTATGCTTATTGTCTACTGCAAACGAGCTTCTTAGAAGAAAAGCTGTTTCACAGACTTGATGAAAGGAACATTTTCTTCAGCTTGTGCTGCTATGAATGTTggtgagaagagaaagaggaacgAATATGGTGAAAGTTGCAATAGTGTTGGACATAACAGTAGAAGAGGGTCTAATGATAATGGAGATGCAGGCAGGGGAGAAGAGTCGCCACAACCAAAATTATCTGACTGTGGTGCTGGTCCAAAGTTTAACGACTTTGATAAGCTGAGGGATGAAGTGAACTTTGCCGTTGGTCAGACCTGGTCACTTTATGATACATCAGATGGGATGCCTAGACTGTATGCTCAGATCAGGAAAGTTTCAGCTCCGTCCTTTGGGCTTAGGATCACATATCTAGAGCCAGATCCAgatgatgagaaagagataCTATGGTTTGAAGAAGACTTGCCTGTTTCTGTTGGTAAGTTCAGGCTTGGACAAAACCAGAACACCAAAGATCGTTCCAAATTCTCTCATGTAATCCATTGTAATGGAGAAAGCAACTCTGCTCATTTCACTGTTTTACCAAGAAAAGGTGAAACTTGGGCGCTTTACAAGAACTGGGACATTAACTGGTCTTCAGAGCCAGATTCTCACCGCAGCTATGAGTATGACTTTGTTGAGGTTTTATCAGATTACGCTGATGGAGATGGTGTATCTGTTGCGTTCTTGCATAAAGCAAAAGGGTTTTCAAGTGTGTTCTTTTGGATGGGAACCGGTGATGCAGAGATATCTCATATTCTACCTCACAGTTTGTATCGATTCTCCCACAGGGTTCCTTCCTTTAAATTGACAGGAATAGAAGTAATAGGTGTGCCAAAGGATGCTTACGAGCTGGACCAAGCTGCATTACCAGACAGAATTGAAGAGAAGACTTTCCCTTCTCATCTATTAGGAGAGCCCAATGCTTCAAACTGTGAGAGTGGTAGAAAGTCTAAACCTCAAACCATCTACTTTGCTAGGAAGGGGAAGGTTTTTCAAACTGGCCAGATTTGGTCATATTGCGGCCAGTATCAGGAGTTTCCTCTGTACTACGGTAGGATTCAGAAGATCACTTTTACTCAGGCACTGAATCAGAAGGCAGTTTGTAAACTACACATGAGTCAGTTAAAGGCTACTCGTTTCCCTGAGGATGTGATCCAGTATGACGACAAGAAAATGCCTGTTGGTTGTGGAACATTCTACGCTAGAAAAGTTCTCGAAATAATCAGTCCAGATGATGTCTCGCAACAGATAGTGCCTGAAATCTCCGAGAATGGGAATGAATACACCATTCTGCCCAAGATTGGAGAAGTTTGGGTGGTATACAGATTCTGGACTCAATACAGGGAATTCGACAAGGTTGGTTTATGCAGCTATGACATTGTTGAGGTTCTTGATGACACGTTGGATTATAAGGTTCAACTGCTGGAGCGCCAGCACGGTCTTGATGAATATGAAGatatagatgaagatgaagatgaggataaaaaaaagatcttacgtttactcaaaaggaaaaaaaagtacttTACGGAAGTTAAGGAGTACAAGTATAACGAAATTGAAGGGTCAGAACCAATATTTACGATCACGAAGTCAGAAAGGCTCAAATTCTCGCATAAGGTTCCTGCCTCCCGTGTTACCAAAGAGATACACG is from Camelina sativa cultivar DH55 chromosome 20, Cs, whole genome shotgun sequence and encodes:
- the LOC104772354 gene encoding uncharacterized protein LOC104772354 encodes the protein MIRHCGLLEFPSVGDSLSWRGWRDKKPIRCRLDRALANEEWHDMFSNSFTEYLPMIASDHKPVLASLDDKVRRGKSVFRFDRRWLEKDGLFGAIASGWGAESGAAMSTVADKIITCRAAISRWRKEQKPYGRETIEELKV